A window of the Sporosarcina sp. FSL K6-2383 genome harbors these coding sequences:
- a CDS encoding phage portal protein yields MSIIQSIKNLFKRGGYALSGQTLKSINDHPKINIDPMELARIESNFNIYKGNYPQVEYINSAGDKKERDYMSLNMMKLSSSLLSGLAFNEQCEIVVSDAKDEDDATNTFESANDFIQHVFEHNDFKKNLAKYLEPMYATGGLTARPYVDMASGQVEFSWALANAFYPLRNNSSGISEGVMKSVTMKMVGGKAVYYTLLEFHEWREGNYVITNELYKSDNKGEVGKQVPLSDIYGDLKETATITGLTRPLFNYVTPNGFNNINPHSPLGLGIADNSKSTLRKINDTYDQFWWEIKMGQRTVFVSDFMLQTLPSEDGMPPKQIFDADTNVYKSMRMAQDEEMVKDVTSDIRTDQYVSAINQSLRTLEMELKLSVGTFSFDGRSMKTATEIVSENDLTFRTRNDHVNEVEKFIKGLIVSVLELAKATTFNGKKLFDGEIPTFEHIGVDFDDGVFQDRSALLKFYGQAKAFGLIPTVEVIQRVFKVPKATAEEWLKVIQSEQVEMDPMMISNRKSEELFGKEE; encoded by the coding sequence GTGAGCATTATACAAAGCATCAAAAATCTATTTAAGAGGGGAGGATATGCATTGTCAGGGCAAACACTGAAATCTATTAATGACCATCCTAAAATCAATATAGATCCTATGGAATTGGCTAGGATTGAATCAAACTTTAATATTTACAAAGGGAATTATCCGCAAGTAGAGTACATCAACTCGGCTGGAGACAAGAAAGAGCGGGACTACATGAGTCTTAACATGATGAAGTTGAGTTCAAGTCTGTTGTCTGGACTCGCCTTTAATGAGCAGTGTGAAATCGTTGTATCGGATGCAAAGGACGAAGATGACGCGACAAATACTTTTGAATCAGCTAACGACTTCATTCAACATGTGTTCGAACATAACGACTTCAAAAAGAATTTAGCGAAGTATCTGGAACCGATGTATGCGACTGGCGGATTGACAGCTAGACCGTATGTAGATATGGCTAGTGGGCAAGTGGAATTCTCATGGGCATTGGCAAATGCATTCTATCCTCTTAGAAATAACAGTAGCGGAATCAGTGAAGGTGTTATGAAGTCGGTAACCATGAAGATGGTCGGTGGTAAGGCGGTCTATTACACGTTGCTAGAGTTTCATGAGTGGCGAGAAGGTAACTATGTTATCACCAACGAACTGTACAAGTCTGATAACAAAGGCGAAGTTGGTAAGCAAGTGCCACTGAGTGACATATACGGTGATTTAAAAGAGACAGCGACCATTACGGGATTGACTAGACCGTTATTTAATTACGTCACGCCGAATGGATTTAACAACATCAATCCTCATTCGCCGTTAGGGTTAGGGATTGCTGATAACTCCAAGTCGACGCTCAGAAAGATTAACGACACCTACGACCAATTCTGGTGGGAGATTAAGATGGGGCAGCGCACGGTGTTCGTGAGTGATTTCATGTTGCAAACATTGCCGTCAGAGGATGGAATGCCACCTAAACAGATATTTGATGCGGATACTAACGTATATAAATCTATGAGGATGGCGCAGGACGAGGAAATGGTCAAGGATGTTACGAGTGATATTCGAACGGATCAATATGTTTCAGCTATTAATCAATCATTGAGAACGCTTGAAATGGAATTAAAGTTGTCGGTCGGCACATTTTCATTTGATGGTCGGTCGATGAAGACGGCTACTGAGATTGTGAGCGAGAACGATTTAACTTTTAGGACTCGCAACGATCATGTGAATGAGGTAGAGAAGTTTATTAAAGGACTGATAGTATCGGTACTTGAACTGGCAAAGGCTACTACCTTCAACGGTAAGAAGCTGTTTGATGGTGAAATACCGACGTTTGAGCATATCGGCGTTGATTTTGACGATGGAGTGTTTCAAGATCGTTCGGCATTGTTGAAATTCTATGGACAAGCCAAGGCATTCGGATTAATTCCTACTGTAGAGGTCATACAGCGTGTGTTTAAGGTGCCGAAAGCAACAGCTGAGGAATGGTTGAAGGTTATTCAATCGGAACAGGTGGAGATGGACCCGATGATGATTAGTAATCGTAAATCAGAGGAGTTATTCGGGAAGGAGGAGTGA
- a CDS encoding PBSX family phage terminase large subunit produces MSKVTIDIQKNVNPHFKPVWKTKKPYNILRGGRNSFKSSVIALQLVYMMLGYIRKGEKANVVVIRKVGNTIRDSVYLKMQWALGKFDILNQFKCTVAPFKITHIGTGSTFYFYGSDDFAKLKSNDIGNIIAVWYEEAAEFGGPEEFDQTNVTFMRQKHELASFVAIFWSYNPPRNPYHWINEWSDGMVGEDDYLVHHSSYKDDELGFVTEQMLADIERIKKNDFDYYRYIYLGEPVGLGNNVYNINLFKPLKELPSDDRIIGLYYSIDGGHAQSATTYGFYGLTAKGNVILLNTYYYSPAGKANKKAPSVLSKDLNEFITKTSTQQFWKGSRIMKRTIDSAEAALRNQYYADYGQHLMPVAKKNKVDMIDYPTDLLAQGRFYYLENPYPINMPHADSNEIFIEEHKKFSWDEKTLHTDNPKVIEVDDHTCDQFIYLCLSNARDFRLKV; encoded by the coding sequence ATGAGTAAGGTTACGATTGATATACAGAAGAATGTCAATCCTCACTTTAAGCCTGTGTGGAAGACGAAGAAGCCATACAACATATTACGCGGTGGTCGTAACTCATTTAAGTCATCTGTTATTGCATTGCAGCTTGTTTACATGATGTTGGGGTATATTCGAAAAGGCGAAAAGGCTAATGTCGTTGTTATCCGTAAGGTAGGGAACACGATACGTGATTCGGTCTATCTAAAGATGCAATGGGCGTTGGGTAAGTTCGATATACTGAATCAATTCAAATGCACTGTGGCTCCATTCAAGATTACTCACATTGGTACAGGTTCGACATTTTATTTCTACGGCTCAGATGACTTCGCAAAGCTGAAATCAAACGACATCGGCAACATCATTGCTGTCTGGTATGAAGAAGCGGCAGAGTTCGGCGGTCCAGAAGAGTTTGACCAGACGAATGTTACATTTATGAGGCAGAAACACGAATTAGCCAGCTTTGTTGCTATTTTCTGGTCATATAACCCACCAAGGAATCCATACCACTGGATCAATGAGTGGTCTGACGGAATGGTTGGTGAAGATGATTATCTGGTGCATCACTCAAGTTATAAAGATGATGAACTCGGATTCGTTACTGAACAGATGCTTGCAGACATTGAGCGGATAAAGAAGAATGACTTTGATTATTACCGTTATATCTATCTGGGCGAGCCTGTAGGACTCGGAAACAACGTTTATAACATTAATCTTTTCAAGCCATTGAAGGAATTGCCGAGCGACGACAGGATCATCGGGCTTTATTATTCGATTGATGGTGGTCATGCGCAGTCAGCAACGACTTATGGCTTTTATGGACTAACTGCCAAAGGTAACGTTATTTTGCTAAACACTTATTATTATAGTCCTGCTGGTAAGGCTAATAAAAAGGCGCCTAGTGTATTGTCCAAAGACTTGAACGAATTTATAACCAAAACGTCTACGCAACAGTTCTGGAAAGGTTCACGTATCATGAAGCGAACGATTGACAGTGCGGAAGCAGCGCTACGTAATCAGTATTATGCAGATTATGGACAACATCTAATGCCAGTAGCAAAGAAAAATAAAGTAGATATGATTGACTATCCTACGGACTTGTTAGCGCAAGGCCGTTTTTATTATCTTGAAAATCCATATCCAATAAATATGCCGCATGCTGACAGTAATGAAATATTTATAGAGGAACATAAAAAGTTTTCATGGGACGAAAAGACGTTGCACACAGATAACCCGAAAGTCATTGAGGTTGATGATCATACGTGTGACCAATTCATATACCTATGTTTGTCGAATGCAAGAGACTTCAGATTGAAAGTCTAG